From the genome of Saccharomyces paradoxus strain CBS432 chromosome XII sequence:
TATGCAGGACAGGTGAGAAACTATAAATcatgcatttttttttttttttttttttgataatgagCAACTACTTAGGCTAACAAAATATGCTTGAAACACTATGCCCATTTCCCTAGCAGAGCCATTAAAGCAGCTCCACAACACATTATGAAATATGCGCTAAGCATTTTCCTGAGACCATCGGGCCCCTTGAATTGATTGGAGTATAAAAATTCATGAGCCATTAATTCGACTAGTCCAGTATAAATTAGAATTCCCGATGATATCGAATCGAAAACACCATTAGCAATTAATGCTCTTCTGGAACCAGGTATCCAAGAGTGTCTGACACCAATACCTACTGCGACCGCTATAGGTGACGTTAGCGTGAAGGCTAACCCCATTAACCAAGGCGTATACTTTTTACTTTCTGGCCAATTTGTTTCAGCGACTCTTGTTCCCAGACCCAAACCTTCGAACATTTGATGGAAAGTTAAAACGATGAATAAAGTTTCGAATTCTTCACCGGCAACAGACAGCGAAAGACCCACAAATACAGAGTGAAAGATGATGCCGAATTCTAGAATAAATACCGCCAGCATTTGATTAAGGTAttgttctttatcttcCTCCTCGATCAGTGTGCCTAACTGGGAAGCACCCTGATGGTCATTTTCGTGAGAGTAGTGATCTTTTCCAGGTACAGAAGCGAGATTTGTTGCATGCGAACTGATTGGAATTAGTCCATTGGCTATTGATTGCGTTTTTACGGCTTCTAAATCATAATTAGTAACATTCGAGCTGGgctctttttcctttatagAAGTGACAACAATCTCTTCGTTTCTGGTTGTGTAGGGAGTTTTGTTGTTATGGATGGAGTAAGCAGCTTCGTTATTGAAAGATGCAGGATCTGAGTCCGTATTTCTGATAACAAATCCTGCACTGGGAATATCTGTATCAATACTGGCAATTTCCCCATGGTCCCCATGATCGTGGCCCAGTGTTTTCGCTACAAAATAATGAGTGATGATTTCGGTGAAGAAAAGTAGGAAAAGCGACATCAAGCATATCCCAAAAGCCCACGGATATTCAGCAAATGTGCCACCGAGACATTCATCTCCCAGAGCTTCTGCTGCGGGCTGTAAAAGGTGAACGAACGCCGTGGCCACGATGACGCCAGAACCAAAAAACTTCGCTATAAAGAAGCACCATTTTGGTAGCCTTATGAACGAATATCTTGATGATAAAATTGGGAAATAAACCCCCAATCCTGACGATATCAGTATGATGAATACTGCCAGAATTCGAAGACCTGCGTGTCCATTATAGTCATTAGAAGCTTGGCAACTATCTACGGAGTCATCCCTCACTATAAGGTTAATCATACTTTCAAATATGCAGTATCGCTTAGAAGGTGCTGCAATGTTTTCTTTGGCTGATGCACCGTTGTATTTTTGGATATCAATTGTAAATTTGCCTCCGATCTAACCAACAGGGTGTATGATTCAATAAACAGAGGCATCATATATAATGGGTATTCAGATCATGTCTCCCAGGACGTTGCGTCATTTAAAATTGTCTCCCACACTGTATTTTACCAAAGGATATATCAAGCTGGTTTGTAGTAGTTAAAGGGCAACGTACCCTAAAGGTtgtggaaaaatttttcattcttgaAAGAGCCGCAGGTAACCTTCAGGGTTATATCATCATGAACGATGATGGTTGCCTTTTTTGGCCTTTAAGACTACGCTAAGTGTAAATCAAAAAtcataaaagaaataaatgtattactgttattgttgctgtCACTATTACTTGTTATGTTAATATCGTACGTAGATAAATGTCCGTCAGAGACTATCACTTTCGTTTGAAGGGGTGAGGCTCGAATTTTGCTCGTATGTTGCTCTGGATGGGGGTGGATCCAGTAATCCGTGTTTCCGCATATCATCTCGCAACTGTTCTTCCATTTTCATTAGGACGCTCCCATCTTTATCTCGGGCAATGGTTTCTTTTACGGGACTTGTCTCATACGGGCTGTCAAGGTGGCTCTTTTTGGGAGATGTAAGCTTCTTGCTGATAGAGTGttctaattttttaccACCCGTGCAAATCATCCGACTTCTATGCACCATTAGGGCATCCTCCCTGTTAAATCTCTTTCCACATGGGCAAATGTATTTCTTGGCATTATGGGAAATCTTGTGTCTTATTAAATCATGATTGCGGACAAATGCCTTGGTGCAACCGGGGAAGTCGCATGAGTATGGTCTATCTTGCAAATGTGTTTGAATATGCGACCTTATATTGTATCTACGTTTGAATACTTTGCTACAGTTAGGGTATAGGCACTCGAATAGTTTATCGGGCAGTTCTTTCACGTACTGGTCAATAGTACCTGGAGGCAGCGTGGTTGGTTTCTTCGTGATTTTCATTGGTGTAGTCCTGGGTATTATTTCGCCTGGTGGAGGGGACGTGATATCCAGAGTAGGGCTCTTATGAATATCATGTGTGACAGGTGGTGCTTGCGGataactttcttcttcaccgtGACTGTTACTTCGTATGGGTGTCTTAATTTCTAACTGACGGTCTGTTAAATCTGGTGCGTTTAGAAGCGGATCTAGGCTATTTCCGTCCTTTGTTAAAGTTTTGATGGGAGTATGTTGAAATAAATGCTTTTGTGGTAAAGAATTCTTAATTGGAGTATTATTTGTGGAACCAGGAATGGGAGGTAGTACACTTGATGATGGTAAAGCGTTTCCGTTTTTTACCATTGGGCTTTGAGTATTCCGCATATGGATGGGTTCAATGTCATCTTGTAGTTGTGAAATTGTCGAGACTGTAGAAACTACAGATTCCCTTTTCTTATGGATAGGTGACAACTGTGTTCTAGATGTGAACGTGCTAGTAGCATATCGATCGTCCTTGCTTCTATCGGCGTTAACAAGGAAGGGCGATCTCAAACTGTTTCCATTTATCCTTGGAGAGATACTAAGCCCACCTGGGGAAGTCTTCTCGAAAAGTCGGAATATGTTATCACCAGTATTATTTCTcttatcattatcatttttatcacTGGTGTTATTATGGTCATCATAGGCCAAGCCACACATACTTAGATTATAGTTTGGTGgagaaaatgaaagcaGTTCAGAATCTCTCAAATAACCGCTGTTAGAGGAAAATAGGTTCAATCCATTACTTTCTGGGCTTTTATTTGGATATCGTTGCCTATGGTATTTCCTGGATGGCGAACCATTTATCGACGTATTTGAAATCGGCGGCGATATCAACGTTGGAGGGGGGAATTGATACCCTCCATTTGCGGAGTTCGTTGTGACAATTATAGCATTATCCTTGGACCTACTGTTTTGCATCGCTGGTGTCTTTAGTATTACTGGGGATCCGGGTTTGGAATTAGACTTTGCAGTCTCAGATACCAACTTTTGGGCCAcctcttcttgttcttccaATACTCTTCGTAACTTTTCTTGCTGTAATTGATTATCTCTCAGCTGCTTCTCCAATTTTTCGTTAACttccttttgcttttcaagTGCAATCCTTAACTCCTCTTGCTGTTTCAACAAGACCTGACTCAAATAGCTATTTTCACCATCTTTTTCCCTTATATGATCAAAGTCGTGATTGTTATGTTTTACCGTATGATTTCCTAATTCGTTTATGAGATCCATGGGTTGAGGATCTTTAGACATGTTTAGAATGGATTGCTGTAAACTGGAAACACTCAATGTCTTATTATGGCCGAGAAATCCAAATATCGCTGTGCCACTTAGACCTCTCTTGTGCGAGGACATTGATTTTTTGCTATAGTGGGagattttgttgttttcatCACCAAAATTCCAAGTTCTGTCAATACTCTTTTTATCACGAGGGTCATCGCCTGTCTTAGGGGAAGGAACCAAAGGAATATCCAAATCTCTTAACTCTTGAGTCAACAGGTCATCGATGTTGTAGTAGTCCATGCCCAACAAGTTATCGAGGCCATCgtcattttcattatttgagGGATAATTATCGGCCTGGGGTATGGTGGGATCGACATTATCATGATGTTGAGCATACTCTTCATCTTGAATGTCCTTCGCGAAGCCTGAGGGATTTATATACCACGGATCTACAACGTTATCCATGATTATATTAGCACTGTGTTTTTGGGCCTAaggttttgtttttgttattcCTCGAATTTTGGTCTTGTATTCTCTTTTCCTGATACTCTACTTGATTGctttatttcttccttttgtttGCTATGTACAATGCCGAGAGAGATTGTTATACCTTTATGTGTACTATAAAAACcttcaataaaagaaaaggcaaaatAATTGCGAGTAAACAAACAACACTCCCTCCTTAATATTTGCCCGTTAATGGCTGAATGCTTTCTGAAATTGATTTACTAGCTATCAAGCATCCTTATCCTTAACATGCAAACCAAAAATGTCCTGAAATTTTCCCAAACTGCTTATGTTTACATTTTTCCGTTTTGAGATATTTATCGTATATGGTGATAAATTTGACCTTTTCGACAAGCCGTTTTCAATGCCCGGGTTTCCTTGGGCGGCTATTCCTTTAACACTTTAGTTAAAAGGGATTCTAATGGAGCGGCGGTTTTCATCACAGTAGATAGAGTTAACCAAGAGCTCTGGCTGGTATGTGAATTCATTGTCGAGCAGCAAAAGTGCACCTATCGACTCGTTAAGTAGTTGATAACGTTTTAACGTGGCTTTTGAAGGGTTGCTGGCTATGGCAATTGAAATATGTAAGCACTGCCTACTTACAATTAGATCCTGATAGTTTGAAATGCCTGATTTCTGAAGTGCTTTACCtattatcattttgaaaGGAGAAAGTTGTGTCCTATTGGAGTGTTCTGATACAGGGAGACCGAGGTACAAGGTATTGGCCCGTTCTGATATATACAACTTTGGATATGGGCAAATTTGAAGTGTAAAAGGGGCTATTTTATGATTTTGTAAACCGTTGCGTATTTcttgaatgaaaatatgTCTTTGTTCTTCAGTTTCAAACAATAACGATCGGGTTAAGGAAATGTGTAAAGGTTTGGGGGCCCCCAAATGCGAAATGAACAACGGATCAAAATCCGCCAGTTGAAACGGATTGGTATATCCCTGTTTCAtaaaagtttctttatatttacATATGATCTTCTGGAGTTGTCGGTGAATCGCTGGAGTTGGACGCCACTCAAAATATGTGAATGAACGCCAAAACCGACTTATATTCATATCCTGGTGCTCGTACTTTTGTAAGTTCGGAGTGATGTGGTACTTCAATATGATTGAATCCGGGATTTCAGGCAAATCAGTGGAATCTGCTCTTTGTATACTAGTTTCCTCCGTGTGTTCGATTTCGATCTTAGCTTTGTTACCACTTTCGCTCTCGGTATCACTACCGTCACTGCTAGAATAATCTGCAGATAGAAATTCCATAAGctgtttccttttctaaatgATTGATGGCCTCTTTCACTTTAGAATACCACCAACAGATGTCGCTCTTGttctttgttctttgttctttctgGTATAATATTCACATGGTACTCTACCTTTTTCCTCGTTGCCCACCGGCCGGTTAAATCTCGAAGCGACAGAATTGTAGCTCTGTGGCTGTAAGGATAAgccaaattgaaaagacaTAGCACTAGCACAACAATACatagtttttttgaaatattctaTAGATTATACACACACAGATCCACATAAACTagaacaaaaatggtaCCAGAATCTCGTCCAGGGAGTGTAAGAAGTTACTCGGTGGGTTACCAGGCAAGGTCCAGATCAAGTTCTCAGAGAAGACATTCGTTAACACGCCAACATTCCTCTCAAAGATTAATTAGAACCATCAGCATCGAGTctgatatttcaaatattactgatgatgacgattTGAGAGCTGTCGATGGGGGGGTGGCGGATCTTGAATTGGACGTCTCCGAAACCGCAAATAAGGGACCAAGAAGAGCGTCAGCAACAGATGTCACGGATAGTTTAGGCTCAACTTCATCGGAATACATTGAGATTCCCTTTGTTAAGGAAACATTGGATGCAAGTTTACCTCTAGATTATCTGAAACAGGACATATTGAACCTTATTCAGAGTTTGAAGATATCCAAATGGTACAACAACAGGAAAGT
Proteins encoded in this window:
- the ZRT2 gene encoding low-affinity Zn(2+) transporter ZRT2 (Low-affinity zinc transporter of the plasma membrane~similar to YLR130C); translation: MINLIVRDDSVDSCQASNDYNGHAGLRILAVFIILISSGLGVYFPILSSRYSFIRLPKWCFFIAKFFGSGVIVATAFVHLLQPAAEALGDECLGGTFAEYPWAFGICLMSLFLLFFTEIITHYFVAKTLGHDHGDHGEIASIDTDIPSAGFVIRNTDSDPASFNNEAAYSIHNNKTPYTTRNEEIVVTSIKEKEPSSNVTNYDLEAVKTQSIANGLIPISSHATNLASVPGKDHYSHENDHQGASQLGTLIEEEDKEQYLNQMLAVFILEFGIIFHSVFVGLSLSVAGEEFETLFIVLTFHQMFEGLGLGTRVAETNWPESKKYTPWLMGLAFTLTSPIAVAVGIGVRHSWIPGSRRALIANGVFDSISSGILIYTGLVELMAHEFLYSNQFKGPDGLRKMLSAYFIMCCGAALMALLGKWA
- the ACE2 gene encoding DNA-binding transcription factor ACE2 (Transcription factor required for septum destruction after cytokinesis~similar to YLR131C) yields the protein MDNVVDPWYINPSGFAKDIQDEEYAQHHDNVDPTIPQADNYPSNNENDDGLDNLLGMDYYNIDDLLTQELRDLDIPLVPSPKTGDDPRDKKSIDRTWNFGDENNKISHYSKKSMSSHKRGLSGTAIFGFLGHNKTLSVSSLQQSILNMSKDPQPMDLINELGNHTVKHNNHDFDHIREKDGENSYLSQVLLKQQEELRIALEKQKEVNEKLEKQLRDNQLQQEKLRRVLEEQEEVAQKLVSETAKSNSKPGSPVILKTPAMQNSRSKDNAIIVTTNSANGGYQFPPPTLISPPISNTSINGSPSRKYHRQRYPNKSPESNGLNLFSSNSGYLRDSELLSFSPPNYNLSMCGLAYDDHNNTSDKNDNDKRNNTGDNIFRLFEKTSPGGLSISPRINGNSLRSPFLVNADRSKDDRYATSTFTSRTQLSPIHKKRESVVSTVSTISQLQDDIEPIHMRNTQSPMVKNGNALPSSSVLPPIPGSTNNTPIKNSLPQKHLFQHTPIKTLTKDGNSLDPLLNAPDLTDRQLEIKTPIRSNSHGEEESYPQAPPVTHDIHKSPTLDITSPPPGEIIPRTTPMKITKKPTTLPPGTIDQYVKELPDKLFECLYPNCSKVFKRRYNIRSHIQTHLQDRPYSCDFPGCTKAFVRNHDLIRHKISHNAKKYICPCGKRFNREDALMVHRSRMICTGGKKLEHSISKKLTSPKKSHLDSPYETSPVKETIARDKDGSVLMKMEEQLRDDMRKHGLLDPPPSRATYEQNSSLTPSNESDSL
- the USB1 gene encoding phosphoric diester hydrolase (phosphodiesterase specific for U6 snRNA 3' end modification~similar to YLR132C), with the translated sequence MEFLSADYSSSDGSDTESESGNKAKIEIEHTEETSIQRADSTDLPEIPDSIILKYHITPNLQKYEHQDMNISRFWRSFTYFEWRPTPAIHRQLQKIICKYKETFMKQGYTNPFQLADFDPLFISHLGAPKPLHISLTRSLLFETEEQRHIFIQEIRNGLQNHKIAPFTLQICPYPKLYISERANTLYLGLPVSEHSNRTQLSPFKMIIGKALQKSGISNYQDLIVSRQCLHISIAIASNPSKATLKRYQLLNESIGALLLLDNEFTYQPELLVNSIYCDENRRSIRIPFN